From the Teredinibacter turnerae T7901 genome, one window contains:
- the epmB gene encoding EF-P beta-lysylation protein EpmB — MIPHTIPTWQHKSWQEQLTNQITKPADLLSRLSLDNQWLPAAERAAALFPLRVSEAFVSRMRPGDPNDPLLLQVLPLGEEFAVTPGYSEDPLEEEKSNPAPGLIHKYHGRVLLIAAPHCAINCRYCFRRHFDYRQNTPSRTEWQAALAYIKTRPEIDEVILSGGDPLMLGDKQLRWLLTEIDAIPHITRIRIHSRLPVVLPDRFTSTLLELLSATRAQMVVVAHCNHSQEIDQSVEAVFEALKQAGITLLNQTVLLKNINDSANILIELSKRLFQSGVLPYYLHLLDRVSGTAHYEVDELDARRLREELLAQLPGYLVPTLVKEEPGAPSKTPIR, encoded by the coding sequence ATGATACCTCACACCATTCCAACTTGGCAGCACAAAAGCTGGCAGGAACAACTTACTAATCAAATTACCAAACCCGCAGATCTCCTGTCGCGTCTCAGCCTGGACAACCAGTGGTTGCCAGCGGCAGAGCGTGCAGCAGCGCTGTTCCCGTTGCGCGTCAGTGAGGCCTTTGTGTCACGCATGCGTCCAGGCGACCCAAACGACCCGCTGTTGCTACAGGTATTACCCCTGGGAGAAGAATTCGCGGTAACGCCAGGCTATTCTGAAGATCCGCTAGAAGAAGAAAAAAGCAATCCTGCACCAGGGCTTATCCACAAATACCACGGCCGCGTGCTATTAATCGCCGCGCCTCACTGCGCCATCAATTGTCGCTATTGCTTTCGCCGGCACTTCGATTACCGCCAAAACACCCCCTCGCGCACCGAGTGGCAGGCGGCGCTGGCGTACATCAAAACTCGCCCGGAGATCGACGAGGTGATCCTCAGCGGTGGCGACCCCTTGATGCTGGGCGATAAACAATTGCGCTGGTTGTTAACCGAAATTGATGCCATCCCCCATATCACTCGGATCCGAATTCATTCCCGACTACCCGTTGTATTGCCGGATCGATTCACCTCAACACTGCTGGAACTGTTGAGCGCCACCCGCGCGCAAATGGTTGTCGTGGCGCACTGCAACCACTCGCAGGAAATCGACCAGAGTGTCGAGGCTGTCTTCGAAGCTCTCAAGCAGGCAGGAATAACCTTACTTAACCAGACAGTACTGCTAAAAAACATCAATGACAGCGCAAACATTCTGATCGAGCTAAGTAAACGGTTGTTCCAAAGCGGCGTACTACCTTACTATCTCCACCTGCTGGATCGCGTATCCGGTACCGCTCACTACGAAGTTGATGAATTAGACGCCAGGCGACTCAGAGAAGAGCTTCTCGCCCAACTCCCGGGTTATCTGGTCCCCACGCTAGTCAAGGAAGAGCCCGGAGCCCCGAGCAAAACACCCATTCGCTAG
- the efp gene encoding elongation factor P codes for MATYSTNEFKSGLKVMLDGDPCSIVENEFVKPGKGQAFNRVKMKNLKSGRVWERTFKSGESLEGADVVDRDMQYLYNDGEFWHFMEPESFEQFQGDASVVGDSAKWLNEQDTVVVTLYNGSPLAVTPPNHVELEIVETDPGLKGDTAQGGTKPATLSTGAVVKVPLFLSTGETVRVDTRTGEYLGRANK; via the coding sequence ATGGCTACCTATTCTACCAACGAATTCAAGAGCGGTTTAAAAGTTATGCTCGACGGCGATCCCTGTTCCATCGTCGAAAACGAATTTGTAAAGCCTGGTAAAGGCCAGGCGTTTAACCGCGTAAAAATGAAAAACCTGAAATCCGGCCGCGTCTGGGAACGCACCTTTAAATCGGGTGAATCTCTCGAAGGTGCTGATGTAGTTGATCGCGATATGCAATATCTCTACAACGACGGCGAGTTCTGGCACTTTATGGAGCCTGAATCGTTCGAGCAGTTCCAGGGCGACGCGTCTGTGGTCGGTGATTCTGCAAAATGGTTGAACGAGCAGGATACTGTTGTTGTAACCCTGTATAACGGTTCCCCACTGGCAGTAACGCCGCCTAACCATGTCGAGTTGGAAATTGTGGAAACGGACCCGGGTTTGAAAGGCGATACCGCGCAAGGCGGCACCAAGCCAGCCACGCTGTCTACCGGCGCCGTGGTTAAAGTACCTTTGTTCCTTTCCACAGGCGAGACTGTCCGCGTTGATACCCGTACTGGCGAGTACCTGGGGCGCGCGAACAAGTAA
- the epmA gene encoding EF-P lysine aminoacylase EpmA, with amino-acid sequence MSWQPTATMDALARRAQMIQQVRAFFAARSVLEVDVPVIGRATVTDLNLDSLCVTRAVGSAGSTLSGYLQTSPEFFMKRLLAAGSGDIYYLGKAFRADESGRIHNPEFTMLEWYRCGMDDRALSDEVVSLCRAIQPGVAVVVTEYGAVFEQHTGLNPHTCSTETLADYARAHLGVDWFDEPRGLWLDLLFTHCVEPQLGDGLVVIRDFPACQCALARVVPDETGVPVARRFEVYWGGIELANGYWELVDAQEQRARFMQDNKARVAQGKPEMALDNDFLAALDAGLPECAGVALGVDRLLMCASGCAHIGEVMSFHGTSRCD; translated from the coding sequence ATGAGCTGGCAACCCACTGCAACAATGGATGCACTCGCGCGACGCGCTCAAATGATTCAGCAGGTGAGGGCGTTTTTTGCTGCCCGCTCAGTACTGGAGGTCGATGTACCGGTGATCGGACGAGCCACCGTGACCGATCTCAACCTGGACAGTCTGTGTGTTACTCGTGCGGTGGGGAGCGCCGGCAGCACCCTATCCGGTTATTTGCAGACCTCACCGGAATTTTTTATGAAGCGGCTTCTCGCTGCGGGTTCTGGTGATATCTATTACCTGGGCAAGGCGTTTCGCGCCGATGAATCCGGCCGCATACACAACCCTGAATTCACCATGCTGGAGTGGTATCGCTGCGGTATGGATGACCGTGCGCTGAGTGACGAGGTTGTCTCGTTGTGCCGCGCGATTCAACCGGGTGTTGCTGTCGTGGTTACCGAGTACGGCGCTGTATTTGAACAGCATACTGGCCTGAATCCGCACACCTGCAGTACTGAGACGTTGGCGGACTATGCGCGTGCTCACCTGGGGGTGGACTGGTTCGATGAGCCTCGCGGTTTGTGGCTGGATCTGCTTTTTACCCATTGTGTCGAGCCGCAACTGGGAGACGGTCTGGTGGTTATTCGTGATTTTCCCGCATGCCAGTGTGCCTTGGCGCGGGTCGTACCAGACGAAACCGGTGTGCCGGTCGCACGCCGGTTTGAGGTTTACTGGGGCGGAATCGAGCTGGCGAACGGGTATTGGGAGCTGGTGGATGCACAGGAGCAAAGAGCGCGGTTTATGCAGGACAACAAAGCCCGGGTCGCGCAGGGCAAACCCGAAATGGCGCTAGATAACGATTTTCTTGCTGCGCTGGACGCCGGGTTGCCCGAATGCGCCGGGGTGGCTCTGGGGGTTGATCGCCTGCTTATGTGCGCCTCGGGCTGCGCACATATTGGCGAGGTTATGAGTTTTCACGGCACCTCCCGATGCGACTAA
- the cysE gene encoding serine O-acetyltransferase yields MQAKQPRAVVADPVWETIRQETLQEAEQEPALASFLHATILNHSTLESALSFHLANKLASPALSALQVREIIEDSLENHCDLGDIVRADIKAVFDRDSACDSYLLPFLYFKGFHALESFRVSNCLFKQGRKSLAFFLQSHIALTFGVDIHPAAKIGRGIMLDHATGIVIGETTVVDDDVSIMQAVTLGGTGKEAGDRHPKIRRGVLISAGAKILGNIEIGEGAKVGAGSVVLKPVEPHTTVVGVPAVTVGKPNTDNPALDMNHQISCDC; encoded by the coding sequence ATGCAAGCAAAACAGCCACGAGCCGTCGTCGCAGATCCGGTTTGGGAGACTATTCGCCAGGAAACCCTGCAAGAGGCGGAGCAAGAGCCAGCGCTCGCCAGCTTCCTCCACGCCACAATTCTCAATCACTCCACGCTGGAAAGTGCGCTGAGTTTTCACCTCGCCAACAAACTTGCTAGCCCGGCGCTAAGTGCGTTGCAAGTTCGGGAAATTATTGAGGACTCGCTGGAAAACCATTGCGATCTTGGCGATATCGTGCGCGCGGATATTAAAGCCGTATTTGATCGCGATTCTGCCTGCGATTCTTATCTACTGCCGTTTCTCTACTTCAAAGGTTTCCACGCACTGGAATCCTTTCGCGTGTCCAACTGCTTATTTAAACAGGGGAGAAAATCCCTTGCGTTTTTTCTGCAAAGCCACATTGCGTTAACGTTTGGGGTCGATATTCACCCTGCCGCCAAGATCGGCCGGGGCATTATGCTCGACCATGCCACCGGTATTGTGATCGGAGAGACCACCGTCGTTGACGACGATGTATCCATCATGCAAGCGGTAACCCTGGGTGGAACCGGTAAAGAAGCGGGCGATCGGCACCCAAAAATTCGTCGCGGTGTGCTGATCAGCGCGGGCGCCAAGATTCTGGGCAATATCGAAATTGGCGAAGGTGCCAAGGTAGGGGCTGGTAGTGTGGTTTTAAAACCGGTCGAACCTCACACTACCGTGGTCGGGGTGCCTGCGGTAACTGTAGGCAAACCCAATACAGATAACCCGGCGCTGGATATGAATCATCAAATCAGTTGTGATTGCTAG